The Chlorocebus sabaeus isolate Y175 chromosome 1, mChlSab1.0.hap1, whole genome shotgun sequence genome includes a region encoding these proteins:
- the LOC103248368 gene encoding caspase-12 isoform X1 — MADKKPSKEDPVNMVKLLARNVLDGIFDDLMENNVLNTEELRSLGKGLNFMVNNAGNLVDNITEKAQMAGKILKDRLLSHPKQLSLEYQREIEDQEPEESSASSSSSTESEEENEESKDEERAASAHSMAVPPTAPLEIQGAQPSGRIKLCPHAHFHELKTKRADEIYPVMEKEGRTRLALIICNKEFHYLLNRNGSELDLLGMQDLLENLGYSVVIEENLTAQEMETALRQFAARPEHQSSDSTFLVFMSHGILNGICGTKHWDQEPDVLHDDTIFEIFNNRNCRSLRDKPKVIIMQACRGSGAGIVWFTTDSGKASADTHGQLLQSNICNDAVTKAHVEKDFIAFKSSTPHNVSWRHEISGSVFISQIIYYFKEYSWSHHLEEIFRKVQRSFETPNVVTQLPTIERLSMTRYFYLFPGN, encoded by the exons ATGGCTG ATAAGAAACCATCCAAAGAGGAtccagtcaacatggtgaagttGCTGGCCAGGAACGTTCTAGATGGCATTTTTGATGACTTGATGGAAAACAATGTGTTAAATACGGAAGAGTTACGCAGTCTAGGAAAAGGTTTGAACTTCATGGTGAACAACGCTGGAAACCTAGTTGATAATATCACTGAGAAAGCGCAAATGGCAGGCAAAATACTTAAGGACCGCCTATTGAGTCACCCAAAACAGCTGAGTTTAG AATATCAACGTGAGATTGAGGACCAGGAACCTGAAGAAAGCTCTGCATCATCTTCTTCTTCCACAG aatctgaagaagaaaatgaagaaagcaaagatgaagaaagagcTGCATCAGCTCATTCAATGGCTGTTCCTCCAACAG ctcCTCTGGAAATCCAGGGTGCCCAACCCAGTGGCAGGATAAAGCTTTGCCCTCATGCTCATTTCCATGAACTGAAGACGAAAAGGGCAGATGAG ATATATCCAGTGATGGAGAAAGAGGGCCGAACACGCCTGGCCCTCATCATCTGCAACAAAGAATTCCACTATCTTCTTAATCGAAATGGTTCTGAACTTGACCTTTTGGGGATGCAAGATCTACTTGAAAACCTTGGATACTCAGTGGTTATAGAAGAGAATCTCACAGCTCAG GAAATGGAAACAGCCCTAAGGCAGTTTGCTGCTCGCCCAGAGCACCAGTCCTCGGACAGCACATTCCTGGTGTTCATGTCACATGGCATCCTGAATGGAATCTGTGGAACTAAGCACTGGGATCAAGAGCCAGATGTTCTTCACGATGACACCATCTTCGAAATTTTCAACAACCGTAACTGCCGGAGTCTGAGAGACAAACCCAAGGTCATCATCATGCAAGCCTGCCGAGGCA GTGGTGCTGGGATTGTTTGGTTCACCACTGACAGTGGAAAAGCCAGTGCAGATACACATGGTCAGCTCTTGCAAAGTAACATCTGTAATGATGCTGTCACAAAGGCTCATGTGGAAAAGGACTTCATTGCTTTCAAATCTTCCACACCAC ATAATGTTTCTTGGAGGCATGAAATAAGTGGCTCTGTCTTCATTTCCCAAATTATCTACTACTTCAAAGAGTATTCTTGGAGTCATCATCTAGAAGAAATTTTTCGAAAG GTTCAACGTTCATTTGAGACACCAAATGTAGTAACCCAGTTGCCCACCATTGAAAGACTATCCATGACACGATATTTCTATCTCTTTCCTGGGAATTAA
- the LOC103248368 gene encoding caspase-12 isoform X2 yields the protein MADKKPSKEDPVNMVKLLARNVLDGIFDDLMENNVLNTEELRSLGKGLNFMVNNAGNLVDNITEKAQMAGKILKDRLLSHPKQLSLEYQREIEDQEPEESSASSSSSTESEEENEESKDEERAASAHSMAVPPTAPLEIQGAQPSGRIKLCPHAHFHELKTKRADEIYPVMEKEGRTRLALIICNKEFHYLLNRNGSELDLLGMQDLLENLGYSVVIEENLTAQEMETALRQFAARPEHQSSDSTFLVFMSHGILNGICGTKHWDQEPDVLHDDTIFEIFNNRNCRSLRDKPKVIIMQACRGSGAGIVWFTTDSGKASADTHGQLLQSNICNDAVTKAHVEKDFIAFKSSTPHNVSWRHEISGSVFISQIIYYFKEYSWSHHLEEIFRKENEGIMVSMNLLCEKVNF from the exons ATGGCTG ATAAGAAACCATCCAAAGAGGAtccagtcaacatggtgaagttGCTGGCCAGGAACGTTCTAGATGGCATTTTTGATGACTTGATGGAAAACAATGTGTTAAATACGGAAGAGTTACGCAGTCTAGGAAAAGGTTTGAACTTCATGGTGAACAACGCTGGAAACCTAGTTGATAATATCACTGAGAAAGCGCAAATGGCAGGCAAAATACTTAAGGACCGCCTATTGAGTCACCCAAAACAGCTGAGTTTAG AATATCAACGTGAGATTGAGGACCAGGAACCTGAAGAAAGCTCTGCATCATCTTCTTCTTCCACAG aatctgaagaagaaaatgaagaaagcaaagatgaagaaagagcTGCATCAGCTCATTCAATGGCTGTTCCTCCAACAG ctcCTCTGGAAATCCAGGGTGCCCAACCCAGTGGCAGGATAAAGCTTTGCCCTCATGCTCATTTCCATGAACTGAAGACGAAAAGGGCAGATGAG ATATATCCAGTGATGGAGAAAGAGGGCCGAACACGCCTGGCCCTCATCATCTGCAACAAAGAATTCCACTATCTTCTTAATCGAAATGGTTCTGAACTTGACCTTTTGGGGATGCAAGATCTACTTGAAAACCTTGGATACTCAGTGGTTATAGAAGAGAATCTCACAGCTCAG GAAATGGAAACAGCCCTAAGGCAGTTTGCTGCTCGCCCAGAGCACCAGTCCTCGGACAGCACATTCCTGGTGTTCATGTCACATGGCATCCTGAATGGAATCTGTGGAACTAAGCACTGGGATCAAGAGCCAGATGTTCTTCACGATGACACCATCTTCGAAATTTTCAACAACCGTAACTGCCGGAGTCTGAGAGACAAACCCAAGGTCATCATCATGCAAGCCTGCCGAGGCA GTGGTGCTGGGATTGTTTGGTTCACCACTGACAGTGGAAAAGCCAGTGCAGATACACATGGTCAGCTCTTGCAAAGTAACATCTGTAATGATGCTGTCACAAAGGCTCATGTGGAAAAGGACTTCATTGCTTTCAAATCTTCCACACCAC ATAATGTTTCTTGGAGGCATGAAATAAGTGGCTCTGTCTTCATTTCCCAAATTATCTACTACTTCAAAGAGTATTCTTGGAGTCATCATCTAGAAGAAATTTTTCGAAAG GAAAATGAAGGCATTATGGTGTCTATGAATCTGCTATGTGAAAAGGTCAATTTTTga